Proteins encoded in a region of the Kwoniella botswanensis chromosome 2, complete sequence genome:
- a CDS encoding pyruvate dehydrogenase (acetyl-transferring) E1 component, alpha subunit, producing the protein MSFSLLRSRGLRAATRTAGVRPARSTLPAMRFLQTDADKSSPAEALPESGDQPFTVALHGESFHSYRCDAPSNEISITKDELVKMYTTMVQMRRMEQAADALYKQKMIRGFCHLAIGQEAVSVGMEHAIDGDDRVITSYRCHTFAVLRGGTVKGVIAELMGRVDGMSYGKGGSMHIFTPSFFGGNGIVGAQVPVGAGIALAQKYLKKKTATFALYGDGASNQGQVFEAYNMAKLWNLPCVFVCENNKYGMGTSAERSSQNTEFFTRGDKIPGLQVNGMDILAVKKATAWAKEWVTSGKGPLVVEFVTYRYGGHSMSDPGTTYRTRDEVQQMRSEKDAIAGLKRYILEWGVTDEASLKAIDKKAKEEVDAAVEEAKKSPFPDVKTFWTDIYYKGTEPPMMRGREKEEYHVYSQA; encoded by the exons ATGTCATTCTCACTCCTCAGATCTCGTGGGCTTAGAGCTGCAACCAGGACAGCGGGTGTC CGACCCGCTCGATCCACCCTCCCTGCTATGAGGTTCCTCCAAACGGACGCAGACAAATCCTCGCCCGCTGAGGCTTTGCCCGAGTCCGGAGATCAACCT TTCACCGTAGCTCTTCACGGAGAATCTTTCCACTCTTACCGATGTGATGCCCCTTCAAATGAGATCTCAATCACCAAGGATGAGTTGGTGAAGATGTACACTACTATG GTCCAAATGAGAAGAATGGAACAAGCCGCCGATGCGTTGTACaagcagaagatgatccgaGGTTTCTGTCACTTGGCTATCGGTCAAGAAGCCGTCTCAGTCGGTATGGAACACGCCATTGACGGTGATGATCGAGTGATCACCTCGTACAGATGTCACACTTTCGCAGTGTTGAGAGGTGGTACAGTCAAGGGAGTTATTGCCGAgttgatgg GCCGAGTCGACGGTATGTCGTACGGAAAAGGTGGTTCCATGCACATTTTCactccctctttcttcggtgGTAACGGTATCGTCGGTGCTCAA GTACCCGTCGGTGCTGGTATTGCTCTCGCCCAAAAatacttgaagaagaagactgcTACTTTCGCTCTTTACGGTGATGGTGCTTCTAACCAGGGTCAAGTATTCGAGGCTTACAACATG GCTAAACTCTGGAACCTCCCTTGTGTCTTCGTATGTGAGAACAACAAGTACGGTATGGGTACTTCCGCCGAACGATCCTCTCAAAACACCGAATTCTTCACTCGAGGTGATAAGATCCCAGGTCtccag GTCAATGGTATGGATATCCTCGCTGTCAAGAAAGCTACCGCTTGGGCCAAAGAATGGGTCACCTCAGGAAAAGGTCCATTGGTAGTTGAATTTGTTACCTACAGATATGGTGGTCACTC CATGTCCGACCCCGGTACCACCTACCGAACCAGAGATGAAGTCCAACAGATGCGATCTGAGAAGGATGCTATTGCCGGTTTGAAGAGATACATCTTGGAATGGGGAGTCACCGATGAGGCTAgcttgaag GCTATCGACAAGAAGGCTAAGGAGGAAGTTGACGCTGCCGTCGAGGAAGCTaagaaatcacctttcccaGATGTCAAGACCTTCTGGACCGATATCTAC TACAAGGGTACCGAACCACCtatgatgagaggaagagagaaggaagaatacCACGTTTACTCCCAAGCATAA